A stretch of Paenibacillus mucilaginosus 3016 DNA encodes these proteins:
- a CDS encoding ABC transporter permease has translation MGKKGRSAVLNKMTEDRIAILDSVAKPGKKRAWMFQLPLHLMILPGLILILVYSYGPMLGAVIAFQDFNPARGIFDSEWNGLDNIRYVMALPGSFQIIWNTLIIAVMKIVVGLIVPVVVALLLNEIRKELFKRTVQTLIYLPHFLSWIILGGVLIDILSPTYGLVNQMLNGLGLDSIYFLGSNDWFRSVLVTSDVWKEFGFNTIVYLAALTGINPTLYEAAVIDGANRWKQTLYVTLPGMAPIIILTATLALGQVLNAGFDQVYNLYSPQVYETGDIIDTFVYRIGIVDAQYGVATAVGLFKSVVSLILLSASYFLAYRFANYRIF, from the coding sequence ATGGGCAAGAAAGGAAGATCCGCCGTGTTGAATAAAATGACAGAAGATCGAATAGCCATCTTGGATTCGGTGGCTAAGCCGGGGAAAAAACGCGCATGGATGTTTCAACTGCCCTTGCATCTGATGATTTTGCCAGGGCTGATCTTGATTCTCGTCTACAGCTACGGCCCTATGCTCGGAGCCGTCATCGCCTTCCAGGATTTCAACCCTGCACGAGGCATTTTCGATTCCGAGTGGAACGGCCTTGATAACATCCGTTATGTTATGGCCTTGCCCGGATCCTTCCAGATCATCTGGAATACGCTTATCATTGCCGTAATGAAGATCGTGGTCGGGTTGATCGTTCCGGTTGTGGTTGCTTTGCTCCTTAACGAGATTCGCAAGGAGCTGTTCAAGCGAACGGTTCAGACCTTGATTTATCTGCCGCACTTTTTGTCTTGGATCATACTCGGAGGGGTTCTGATCGATATTTTGTCTCCTACATACGGACTCGTTAATCAAATGTTGAACGGGCTCGGATTGGATTCGATCTATTTCTTGGGCAGCAACGACTGGTTCCGCTCCGTTCTGGTCACATCGGATGTGTGGAAGGAATTCGGATTTAATACCATCGTCTATTTGGCTGCGCTGACCGGCATTAATCCGACGTTATACGAAGCGGCGGTAATTGACGGCGCGAATCGGTGGAAGCAGACGCTGTATGTGACTCTGCCAGGTATGGCGCCGATCATTATTTTGACAGCAACGCTGGCTTTGGGCCAGGTCCTCAATGCCGGTTTCGATCAGGTATACAATTTGTATAGTCCTCAAGTGTATGAGACAGGCGACATTATCGACACATTCGTTTACCGGATCGGCATTGTCGATGCACAGTACGGAGTAGCGACAGCGGTTGGTCTCTTTAAATCCGTCGTTTCTTTGATTCTGCTTTCGGCGTCTTACTTCCTTGCCTACCGTTTCGCCAACTACAGAATCTTCTAA
- a CDS encoding carbohydrate ABC transporter permease, with amino-acid sequence MVERYTLSRKMFIGFNYMFLALLSALCILPLIHVLAVSFSSSSAAAAGYVKLWPVEFTLESYKYVLGKEAFFDSILMTIQRVAVGLTVNMLLTILVAYPLSKEVNKFRGRTVYAWVFVFTMLFNGGLIPLYMMVKYTGILDTVWALVLPQAVPIFNMILLLNFFRGLPKELEEAAFMDGAGHWTTLWKVYVPLSAPALATITLFTMVFHWNSWFDGLIFMNSPENYPLQSYLQTVVIQQNFNNASLETIAELSKISDRTFKSAQIFLGSLPILLVYPFLQRFFMSGIVLGSVKE; translated from the coding sequence ATGGTAGAACGCTATACGCTGAGCCGTAAGATGTTTATAGGGTTTAATTACATGTTCCTGGCGCTCTTGTCGGCCCTGTGCATATTACCGCTTATTCATGTGCTGGCTGTATCGTTCAGTTCAAGTTCTGCGGCTGCCGCCGGCTATGTGAAGCTTTGGCCGGTGGAATTCACACTTGAATCGTATAAGTACGTCCTGGGTAAAGAAGCGTTTTTTGATTCCATCCTGATGACGATCCAACGCGTCGCCGTCGGCCTGACGGTCAATATGTTGCTGACGATCCTCGTCGCTTACCCCCTGTCGAAAGAGGTAAATAAATTCCGGGGACGGACGGTCTACGCTTGGGTGTTTGTGTTTACGATGCTTTTTAACGGCGGGCTGATTCCGTTGTATATGATGGTGAAGTACACCGGAATCCTTGACACCGTATGGGCACTCGTCCTGCCGCAAGCGGTGCCGATTTTTAACATGATCCTCTTGCTTAATTTCTTTAGGGGCCTGCCGAAGGAATTGGAAGAAGCAGCCTTTATGGATGGTGCCGGCCACTGGACGACGCTCTGGAAAGTGTATGTGCCGTTATCCGCTCCGGCGCTGGCTACCATTACGCTGTTCACCATGGTATTCCACTGGAATTCCTGGTTCGACGGTCTTATTTTCATGAACTCGCCGGAAAATTACCCGCTGCAGAGTTACCTGCAAACCGTAGTGATCCAGCAGAATTTCAATAACGCCAGTCTTGAAACGATAGCGGAGTTGTCGAAAATCAGCGACCGCACCTTTAAGTCGGCGCAGATCTTCCTCGGTTCGCTGCCGATTCTGCTCGTGTACCCGTTCCTGCAGCGCTTCTTTATGAGCGGGATCGTGCTCGGCAGCGTGAAAGAATAG
- a CDS encoding family 43 glycosylhydrolase, producing MRYHSIRPGQVWLDTEGKRIQAHGGSIITVGDTFYWYGENKEKTKAGSGIWHWGVRCYASKDLYNWEDKGVIIPPDVDDIDSPLHPAQYMDRPHMIFSQSTQKFVCWIKVMRQEGQKSTILTADHILGPYTVVRKDIRPLNMGAGDFDLVVAQDGKAYYYFERVHSELICADLTDDYTDVTGYYSTHFPNLQPPYVREAPAYFNRKGLHYLFTSGTTGYHPNPSQVACAKTFHGPWEVLGDPHPDDRSRTSYNSQITSVFKHPFKKDLYIALADRWIPNLPELVGDRFADGTQSRIAADLYKSIFDPEIDYVLKEEDKLPVSLDFDTCHSNYVWLPVRFDGNMAYLDWKEEWNIEDYE from the coding sequence ATGAGATACCATTCGATCAGACCGGGCCAGGTATGGCTGGACACCGAGGGCAAACGAATTCAGGCCCATGGCGGATCTATTATTACCGTAGGCGATACATTCTATTGGTATGGGGAAAACAAAGAAAAGACAAAGGCTGGCAGCGGGATTTGGCACTGGGGCGTCAGATGCTACGCCTCCAAAGACTTATACAACTGGGAAGACAAAGGCGTCATCATTCCTCCGGACGTTGACGACATTGATTCGCCGCTGCATCCTGCACAATATATGGACAGGCCGCATATGATCTTTAGCCAGTCGACGCAGAAATTCGTATGTTGGATTAAAGTCATGAGGCAGGAGGGGCAGAAGTCGACGATCTTAACAGCGGACCATATCCTTGGTCCCTACACGGTTGTACGAAAAGATATCCGTCCTTTAAACATGGGCGCCGGCGATTTCGATTTGGTCGTCGCTCAGGACGGCAAGGCCTATTATTACTTTGAAAGAGTCCACTCTGAACTCATTTGCGCCGATTTGACTGACGATTATACGGATGTAACCGGCTATTATTCTACGCATTTTCCAAATCTCCAGCCTCCTTACGTGCGGGAAGCGCCGGCTTATTTCAATCGGAAAGGGCTGCACTATTTATTTACGTCGGGAACAACCGGCTATCATCCGAACCCATCCCAAGTCGCCTGCGCGAAAACCTTCCATGGCCCGTGGGAGGTTCTGGGGGATCCGCATCCTGACGACCGGTCGCGCACGTCTTATAATTCGCAAATTACGTCCGTCTTTAAGCACCCGTTCAAGAAAGACCTGTATATCGCGCTCGCGGACCGATGGATACCGAATCTTCCGGAGCTTGTAGGGGATCGTTTTGCGGATGGAACGCAATCCCGCATCGCAGCCGACCTTTATAAGTCGATTTTCGACCCGGAAATCGACTATGTATTGAAAGAGGAAGACAAGCTGCCCGTATCACTTGATTTCGATACTTGCCATTCCAATTATGTATGGCTTCCGGTCCGCTTCGACGGGAATATGGCTTACCTGGATTGGAAGGAAGAATGGAACATAGAGGATTACGAATAG
- a CDS encoding glycoside hydrolase family 3 N-terminal domain-containing protein codes for MNRTTLNYLDSSLSAQERANDLLQRMSIEEKMGQIVGYMPDKGSIEKLEKNYPQGAGEVVMLFAGELENKESVVEKVTRIQDKMMELSEHRIPAIFHLETLAGALLPEATSFPPGIGQASTWNPGLQKELATIIRKQARAVGVSHAFAPVLDIARDPRFGRFGETYGEDPALAAAMGTAYVSGLQNDGDLKEGMLACAKHFVGYHMTQGGIHAAATPVPPRMLREVYAKPFQAAMTLANMKSIMNTYSSIDGEPVGGSRRYLTEFLREEMGFDGMVVSDYTSIAELHTRHMVSETRTDAGELSLKAGMDVELPSKDCYNEELMQRVREGKVSMEILDQAVRRVLIAKFELGLFENPYPMSSDAVERIYTDPNNKETSLEAARQSIVLLKNDGLLPLKRNAQKKIAVIGHHAASTRSLFGGYSYTSLFDAMHNVGNTMAGVDFEKISNLSASEFGAAKNHYTYPGSIVQVESAKTEELVRKHYPTCHHLLEQITLECPSAEVTYAYGYAYAGNDTSMHDEALAAAAEADVVILTLGGKHGWGMFCTTGEGIDTTNIGLPECQESFIGKLAALKKPTVAVHFDGRPISSDMADQHIDAMIEAWNPGQYGAKAVTDILFGDYNPAGRLPVSVAYNAGQIPLFYNHDHGSSYHVGTMNEYTSYLDCPREPRYYFGHGLSYTSFGYSNMTVSKEAYEPAEQVIVTIDVTNTGEVFGEEVVQLYIRDNYASVVRPVQELAGFVRVPLQPNETRTVQFLMDPSQFAFLDTHMAWKIEAGEFEVMIGASSHDIRAKGSFRISSDLFIDGRTRGFYAEASIQS; via the coding sequence ATGAACAGAACAACGCTCAATTATTTGGATTCTTCCCTGTCAGCTCAAGAGCGTGCGAATGATTTGTTGCAGAGGATGAGTATCGAAGAAAAAATGGGCCAGATTGTCGGCTATATGCCGGATAAAGGGTCGATTGAGAAGCTGGAGAAGAACTACCCCCAAGGCGCCGGGGAAGTCGTTATGTTATTCGCCGGCGAGTTGGAGAACAAAGAGTCCGTTGTGGAAAAGGTCACCCGCATCCAGGACAAAATGATGGAATTAAGCGAACACCGCATTCCTGCTATTTTTCACCTGGAAACGTTGGCGGGTGCGCTGCTCCCGGAAGCGACAAGCTTCCCGCCGGGAATCGGACAAGCCTCCACCTGGAACCCCGGGCTTCAGAAGGAACTGGCCACTATTATTCGCAAGCAGGCCCGGGCCGTCGGCGTTTCGCATGCGTTCGCCCCGGTGTTGGATATTGCCCGTGATCCGCGCTTCGGTCGTTTTGGTGAAACGTATGGGGAAGACCCGGCATTGGCGGCGGCAATGGGAACGGCTTATGTGTCGGGTTTGCAAAACGATGGTGACCTTAAAGAAGGGATGCTGGCCTGCGCCAAACATTTTGTCGGCTACCATATGACCCAGGGAGGTATTCATGCTGCGGCAACGCCGGTTCCGCCAAGAATGCTCCGGGAGGTATATGCGAAGCCCTTCCAGGCTGCCATGACGCTTGCAAATATGAAATCGATCATGAATACGTACAGTTCCATCGATGGCGAACCGGTCGGTGGCTCCCGAAGGTACCTCACCGAATTCCTGCGTGAGGAAATGGGCTTTGACGGCATGGTCGTATCCGACTACACCTCCATCGCGGAGCTTCATACGAGGCATATGGTTAGCGAGACCCGGACGGATGCCGGCGAATTGTCTTTGAAGGCCGGCATGGATGTGGAATTACCTTCCAAAGACTGCTATAACGAAGAGTTAATGCAGCGTGTTCGTGAAGGTAAGGTCTCCATGGAGATTCTCGATCAAGCTGTCCGTCGCGTATTGATCGCGAAGTTTGAATTGGGGTTGTTCGAGAATCCTTATCCAATGTCGAGTGATGCCGTGGAACGGATTTATACAGACCCTAACAATAAAGAAACCAGCTTGGAAGCGGCACGTCAATCGATCGTTCTGCTGAAGAATGATGGCCTTCTTCCGCTGAAAAGGAACGCGCAGAAGAAGATCGCCGTGATCGGCCACCATGCGGCATCCACGAGATCCTTGTTCGGCGGCTATTCGTATACGAGCTTGTTCGATGCCATGCACAATGTGGGGAACACGATGGCAGGCGTGGATTTTGAAAAAATCTCAAACCTGAGTGCGAGTGAGTTCGGCGCGGCTAAGAATCACTATACGTATCCAGGAAGCATTGTCCAGGTTGAGAGCGCGAAGACGGAGGAGCTCGTCAGAAAGCATTATCCGACGTGCCATCACCTGCTGGAGCAGATTACTCTGGAATGCCCGAGTGCCGAAGTGACCTACGCTTATGGTTACGCCTATGCCGGGAACGATACGTCCATGCACGATGAGGCATTGGCGGCAGCAGCGGAAGCGGATGTGGTCATCCTTACGTTAGGCGGGAAGCATGGCTGGGGCATGTTCTGCACAACGGGCGAAGGCATCGATACGACGAATATTGGGCTTCCGGAATGCCAGGAAAGCTTCATCGGGAAATTGGCGGCTTTGAAGAAGCCGACGGTTGCGGTTCATTTTGACGGCAGACCGATCTCGAGCGACATGGCCGACCAACATATCGACGCGATGATTGAAGCTTGGAACCCCGGGCAATACGGGGCGAAAGCCGTGACGGACATCTTATTCGGCGATTATAATCCGGCGGGAAGATTGCCTGTTTCGGTCGCTTACAACGCCGGGCAAATCCCGCTTTTTTACAACCACGATCATGGATCGAGCTACCATGTCGGTACTATGAACGAATATACGAGTTATCTGGATTGCCCGCGCGAGCCCCGGTATTACTTTGGACATGGCTTATCGTACACCTCCTTCGGTTATTCGAACATGACGGTCAGCAAGGAAGCGTATGAGCCTGCTGAGCAAGTTATCGTCACAATTGACGTCACGAATACGGGTGAGGTATTCGGCGAGGAAGTCGTTCAGCTCTACATACGCGACAACTATGCGAGTGTTGTTCGTCCCGTACAAGAGCTGGCCGGTTTCGTTAGAGTCCCGCTGCAGCCGAACGAGACAAGAACGGTCCAATTCCTCATGGATCCGAGTCAATTTGCTTTCTTGGATACCCACATGGCATGGAAAATCGAGGCAGGTGAATTCGAAGTGATGATAGGGGCTTCTTCCCATGACATTCGGGCGAAAGGTTCTTTCCGGATTTCCTCCGACTTGTTCATTGACGGTAGAACTAGAGGGTTTTATGCAGAGGCAAGCATTCAGTCGTAA
- a CDS encoding nucleoside hydrolase produces the protein MNFQVPDPKRVRVLMNTDAKNEADDQYAIVHALLTPMFMNKGMIAAHFGTARTTESMEESYAEVKHVLSLMGDAGEVPVYKGAPQALQDEQTPVVSEGAEAIIREALLDDSHRLFVVFLGPLTDLASAYLMEPRIADRLTAVWIGGGPYPNGRSEFNLSNDIHAANVVMGSNIPLWQVPQNVYGMMRVSLAELEARVKPHGEIGKYLFDQLIQYNDDPAHGWPRGECWGLGDSPAVSLILDDLEYSDGFVTVPAPRITADMHYVHHQTERLIRVYRNVDVRFTLEDMYAKLELFAKKQAGK, from the coding sequence ATGAATTTTCAAGTGCCGGACCCGAAGCGGGTAAGAGTGCTCATGAACACGGACGCCAAAAATGAGGCGGACGACCAGTACGCGATCGTACATGCTTTGCTCACGCCTATGTTTATGAACAAGGGAATGATTGCGGCACATTTCGGTACCGCGCGGACAACCGAATCGATGGAAGAAAGCTACGCCGAAGTGAAGCATGTTCTAAGTCTGATGGGGGATGCCGGAGAGGTGCCGGTTTACAAAGGGGCACCACAGGCGCTGCAGGATGAGCAAACGCCCGTCGTCTCGGAAGGCGCGGAAGCGATTATTCGCGAAGCGCTCTTGGACGATTCCCACCGGCTCTTCGTCGTGTTCCTTGGGCCCTTGACCGACTTGGCGTCCGCATACCTTATGGAGCCTCGTATTGCAGACCGATTGACGGCAGTATGGATCGGCGGCGGGCCATACCCTAACGGTAGATCGGAATTCAACCTGAGCAATGATATCCACGCGGCTAACGTGGTGATGGGCTCCAATATTCCGCTCTGGCAGGTACCGCAAAACGTGTATGGCATGATGCGGGTCAGCCTGGCGGAATTGGAAGCCAGAGTGAAGCCGCACGGCGAAATCGGGAAGTACCTGTTTGATCAGCTCATTCAATATAATGACGATCCTGCGCATGGGTGGCCGAGAGGCGAGTGCTGGGGCTTGGGCGATTCCCCGGCCGTGAGCCTGATTCTCGACGATCTGGAATACTCGGACGGCTTTGTAACGGTGCCCGCGCCGCGAATCACCGCTGACATGCACTATGTTCACCATCAAACGGAACGGCTGATCCGGGTCTACCGGAATGTTGATGTCCGATTTACGCTGGAAGACATGTACGCCAAACTGGAGTTGTTTGCCAAGAAACAGGCGGGAAAATAA
- a CDS encoding alpha-L-rhamnosidase C-terminal domain-containing protein — protein sequence MEENRLWNARWIWHQSYPWTSDPGAHEMVWFRREFDVSDPHLAQLVVDVSADSRYRLFLNGDSVSVGPCKGDRSTHYYETVDLSERLIAGTNVLAAQVLHFAPSGPHLLGVSGPLSIHRAVSGAMFLEGVLIEGNGHSQTLHSDEKWLCKKMPGFKIVPSPIIFFLGGFEDTDGSGLDHGWELPGYDGEGWANAVIVCETGDKFGQLTPWPLAPRPIPPMREEPASFRGITKADDRAAIPSYEAMLRGGDTRSVRVEAGQSIWLELDAGELVTGYVTLKLRGGRESRIKLLYAESYEEPASNLHHRVKGIRDDAENGILLGEADHYTVAGVGIGESVERYEPFDFRTFRYLRLEAAAKDEPLEIVLLSYRDTGYPLNAQAAFSCSDPDYAALWELSLKTLRRCMHETYEDCPYYEQLQYTMDTRLQMMFTYAVSADDRLARRALFDYHSSALPSGMLQSRYPSEYRQVIPSFSLYWIHMLYEHYWHFGDRELIRRYVPTMTGVLDWFRRMLTPEGLVAPTPRAYWPYFDWCIDWENGTPPAHAKGPLTLLSQMFAAALQTASQIYEAVGWSDAAREAKADANAVNEALLRLCWRPERGLFADGPEVEEFSQHAQVWGVVCGTVQGEDAVRLLERTIEPQAEHMAQLSVPASYELFRMLSRHGLYGKASNVIDRWKAYLHLHLTTLPEVTDDNHPRSDCHAWSALPLSEFTGEILGVRPGAPGYSEIIVAPQPLQLSWAKGSAATRHGSVEVEWTLDEEAVFRMSGNGPVGIPLLVMLPNGKQVEFRHGGKFEASAKLRA from the coding sequence ATGGAGGAGAATCGGTTATGGAATGCCAGATGGATCTGGCATCAAAGTTATCCATGGACATCGGATCCGGGAGCGCACGAAATGGTTTGGTTCCGCCGTGAGTTTGACGTCTCTGATCCTCATCTCGCTCAGCTTGTCGTCGACGTTTCTGCAGACAGTCGGTATCGCTTATTTCTCAACGGCGACTCGGTCTCGGTTGGACCATGCAAGGGCGACCGGTCGACGCATTATTACGAGACGGTGGATCTGAGCGAACGTTTAATTGCAGGGACGAACGTGTTGGCGGCTCAGGTGCTGCACTTCGCCCCTTCCGGTCCTCACTTGTTAGGAGTCAGCGGACCGCTTTCGATTCATCGGGCGGTCAGCGGCGCGATGTTTCTTGAGGGAGTATTAATTGAAGGAAACGGACACTCCCAAACGTTGCATTCCGACGAGAAGTGGCTGTGCAAAAAAATGCCGGGATTTAAGATTGTACCGAGCCCGATCATCTTCTTTCTCGGCGGGTTTGAAGATACCGACGGGAGCGGCCTTGACCATGGCTGGGAGCTGCCCGGATACGACGGTGAAGGTTGGGCGAATGCAGTAATCGTTTGTGAGACTGGCGATAAATTCGGCCAGCTGACCCCGTGGCCATTGGCGCCGCGCCCGATTCCGCCAATGCGCGAAGAGCCTGCTTCGTTCCGGGGCATCACGAAAGCCGACGATAGAGCTGCCATTCCCAGTTACGAGGCCATGTTGAGAGGCGGAGATACAAGAAGTGTAAGAGTGGAAGCTGGCCAATCCATTTGGCTGGAGCTGGATGCCGGCGAATTAGTGACCGGATACGTGACGTTGAAGCTGCGGGGCGGCAGAGAGAGTCGGATCAAGCTCCTTTATGCAGAAAGCTATGAGGAACCCGCTTCGAATCTTCATCACAGAGTCAAAGGGATTCGGGATGATGCGGAAAACGGGATCCTCCTTGGGGAAGCGGATCATTATACCGTGGCGGGAGTGGGCATCGGAGAAAGCGTGGAGCGTTACGAGCCATTCGACTTCCGCACCTTCAGGTATCTTAGGCTTGAAGCTGCAGCGAAAGACGAGCCGCTTGAGATCGTTCTCCTATCCTACCGAGACACCGGTTACCCATTGAATGCTCAAGCTGCATTCTCTTGTTCGGATCCGGACTACGCTGCACTTTGGGAACTGTCGTTAAAGACGCTTCGGCGCTGCATGCATGAAACGTACGAAGATTGCCCGTACTACGAGCAGCTGCAATACACGATGGATACGCGTCTGCAAATGATGTTCACTTACGCGGTCAGCGCCGACGACCGGCTGGCTCGACGTGCGCTGTTCGATTACCATAGTTCCGCGCTGCCTTCGGGCATGCTGCAGAGCCGCTATCCATCCGAGTATAGACAGGTTATTCCTTCCTTCTCCCTATATTGGATTCATATGCTCTATGAGCACTATTGGCATTTTGGAGATAGAGAGTTGATTCGGCGGTATGTACCGACGATGACCGGCGTTCTGGATTGGTTCCGAAGAATGCTGACGCCGGAAGGGCTTGTCGCCCCGACGCCGCGCGCTTACTGGCCTTATTTCGACTGGTGCATCGATTGGGAGAATGGAACGCCTCCGGCCCATGCGAAAGGTCCGCTCACGCTTCTAAGTCAGATGTTTGCGGCAGCACTTCAAACCGCTTCCCAAATCTATGAAGCGGTTGGTTGGTCGGATGCTGCACGCGAAGCAAAGGCGGACGCGAATGCCGTGAATGAAGCGCTGCTTCGGCTTTGCTGGAGACCGGAACGCGGGTTGTTCGCAGATGGGCCGGAAGTGGAGGAATTTAGCCAACACGCCCAGGTGTGGGGCGTTGTATGCGGCACTGTACAAGGAGAAGATGCGGTTCGTTTGCTGGAGCGTACCATCGAACCGCAGGCTGAGCACATGGCGCAGCTATCGGTGCCGGCTTCCTATGAACTGTTTCGAATGCTGTCGCGTCACGGGTTGTACGGGAAAGCATCCAATGTGATTGATCGCTGGAAAGCTTATCTGCATTTGCATTTAACGACGCTGCCGGAGGTAACGGATGACAATCATCCCCGCAGCGATTGCCATGCCTGGAGCGCGCTGCCGCTATCGGAGTTCACCGGCGAGATTCTAGGGGTTCGACCTGGCGCTCCGGGGTATTCGGAGATCATCGTTGCACCCCAGCCATTGCAGCTGAGTTGGGCGAAAGGCAGCGCCGCCACCCGTCACGGGTCCGTTGAAGTCGAGTGGACTCTGGATGAGGAAGCGGTATTCCGAATGTCGGGAAACGGACCGGTAGGAATTCCGCTCCT